One genomic window of Quadrisphaera setariae includes the following:
- a CDS encoding universal stress protein encodes MSGPVGRTVVGYTSTEAGRAAVTAAARLVSALGGELHLVLVLPDAGRGAVVPPDAGYEALLRSSADAWLAEAAALVPAGVPHASHVRRAESAAEGLLEVAHELGAARLVVGSGAERGLGRIGVGTAASELLHSADLPVVVVPVTAVEGDDDGVDGGGPALSRVTVAVGTRPGADVLLEEALALARASGAPLRLVSLQVLDLPGRLDRVAAADTADAHLRGVLEEARAAVGAAQVQDALLVRGRDVADAVGGLGWLPGEVVVVGSSRLAAPHRLFLGATAARLLRAVPVPVVVVPRTRPQGGRP; translated from the coding sequence GTGAGCGGCCCCGTGGGCCGCACGGTCGTCGGGTACACCTCCACCGAGGCGGGCCGGGCCGCGGTGACCGCCGCCGCCCGGCTGGTCAGCGCCCTCGGCGGCGAGCTGCACCTCGTGCTGGTCCTGCCCGACGCCGGCCGCGGCGCCGTCGTCCCGCCCGACGCCGGCTACGAGGCGCTGCTGCGCTCCAGCGCCGACGCGTGGCTGGCCGAGGCCGCGGCGCTCGTGCCCGCCGGCGTGCCACACGCCTCCCACGTGCGCCGAGCGGAGTCCGCCGCCGAGGGCCTGCTGGAGGTCGCCCACGAGCTGGGCGCCGCGCGCCTGGTGGTCGGCTCGGGCGCCGAGCGGGGTCTGGGCCGGATCGGCGTCGGCACGGCCGCCAGCGAGCTGCTGCACAGCGCGGACCTGCCCGTCGTCGTCGTCCCGGTCACCGCGGTCGAGGGGGACGACGACGGTGTCGACGGTGGAGGGCCCGCGCTGAGCCGCGTCACCGTGGCCGTCGGCACCCGTCCCGGGGCCGACGTGCTGCTGGAGGAGGCGCTCGCCCTCGCGCGGGCCTCCGGGGCGCCGCTGCGGCTGGTGTCGCTGCAGGTGCTCGACCTGCCGGGGCGCCTGGACCGCGTCGCGGCGGCGGACACCGCCGACGCCCACCTGCGGGGCGTGCTCGAGGAGGCCCGCGCAGCCGTCGGCGCGGCCCAGGTGCAGGACGCGCTGCTGGTGCGCGGCCGCGACGTCGCCGACGCCGTCGGAGGGCTCGGTTGGCTGCCGGGGGAGGTGGTGGTGGTCGGCTCCAGCCGGCTCGCGGCGCCGCACCGCTTGTTCCTGGGCGCCACGGCCGCCAGGCTGCTGCGCGCGGTGCCCGTGCCCGTCGTCGTCGTCCCCCGCACCCGCCCCCAGGGAGGCCGTCCGTGA
- a CDS encoding APC family permease: protein MSAQQVAPPTGDLSSKGLGAGTVGLVGAVVIGLSCIAPAYTMTAALGPTVSEVGYQVPALVLVGFVPMLLVALGYRELNRAMPDSGTTFTWATRAFGPWAGWMAGWGLVAATVLVLSNLAGIAVDFLFLLLAQVTGNGSLADLASNTLVNVLVCLAFMAAATAVAYRDMQTTQRVQYALVGFQLLVLLLFAGVALYRALTGVPGSATPSPEWFDPTAVPSTAALAAGLSLSIFIFWGWDVTLTMNEETKDPDRTPGRAATVTVVVILSVYLLLAVSLLAFAGTGGSGHGLGNPEIQDNAFFALAGPVLGPLAALVSLAVLTSSASSLQSTFVSPARTLLAMGHYGALPAWFARVHPRFFTPGNATVAAAVVASAFYAVMRVVSENVLWDTITALGMMICFYYGTTAFACVWYFRRQWWTSVRSALFTLLCPLVGGVVLAVLFVTTLVDSTDPEYGSGSSVGGVGLVFVLGVGVIGLGAVLMVAQRLVSPAFFRSETLRRSDSTADLSPHLSPDRTDREHA, encoded by the coding sequence GTGAGCGCCCAGCAGGTCGCACCACCCACCGGAGACCTGTCCAGCAAGGGCCTGGGCGCCGGCACCGTCGGCCTGGTCGGCGCGGTGGTCATCGGGCTGTCGTGCATCGCGCCCGCCTACACGATGACCGCGGCGCTCGGCCCCACCGTCTCCGAGGTCGGCTACCAGGTGCCCGCGCTGGTGCTGGTGGGCTTCGTGCCGATGCTGCTGGTGGCGCTCGGCTACCGGGAGCTCAACCGGGCCATGCCCGACTCGGGCACCACCTTCACGTGGGCCACCCGGGCCTTCGGCCCGTGGGCCGGGTGGATGGCGGGCTGGGGCCTCGTGGCGGCGACCGTGCTGGTGCTGTCCAACCTCGCGGGCATCGCCGTGGACTTCCTCTTCCTCCTGCTGGCGCAGGTGACCGGGAACGGCTCCCTGGCCGACCTCGCCTCGAACACGCTCGTCAACGTGCTGGTGTGCCTGGCGTTCATGGCCGCCGCCACCGCCGTCGCCTACCGCGACATGCAGACCACCCAGCGGGTGCAGTACGCCCTGGTCGGCTTCCAGCTGCTGGTGCTGCTGCTCTTCGCGGGCGTGGCCCTGTACCGGGCCCTCACCGGTGTGCCGGGGAGCGCGACCCCCTCGCCGGAGTGGTTCGACCCGACCGCCGTGCCGAGCACCGCGGCGCTCGCCGCCGGCCTGTCGCTGTCGATCTTCATCTTCTGGGGCTGGGACGTCACCCTGACGATGAACGAGGAGACCAAGGACCCCGACCGCACGCCCGGACGGGCCGCCACGGTGACCGTCGTGGTCATCCTCAGCGTCTACCTGCTGCTGGCGGTCTCGCTGCTCGCCTTCGCCGGGACCGGCGGGAGCGGCCACGGGCTGGGCAACCCCGAGATCCAGGACAACGCCTTCTTCGCCCTCGCGGGCCCGGTGCTGGGTCCGCTCGCGGCGCTGGTGTCGCTGGCGGTGCTCACCAGCTCGGCGTCGTCGCTGCAGTCGACGTTCGTCTCACCGGCCCGCACCCTGCTGGCGATGGGCCACTACGGCGCGCTGCCGGCGTGGTTCGCGCGGGTGCACCCCCGCTTCTTCACGCCCGGCAACGCCACGGTGGCGGCCGCGGTGGTGGCCTCCGCGTTCTACGCGGTGATGCGCGTGGTCAGCGAGAACGTCCTGTGGGACACCATCACCGCGCTCGGCATGATGATCTGCTTCTACTACGGCACCACCGCCTTCGCCTGCGTCTGGTACTTCCGCCGGCAGTGGTGGACGTCCGTGCGCTCGGCCCTGTTCACGCTGCTCTGCCCGCTCGTGGGCGGCGTGGTCCTGGCGGTGCTCTTCGTGACCACGCTGGTGGACAGCACCGACCCCGAGTACGGCAGCGGCTCCTCCGTCGGCGGGGTCGGCCTGGTGTTCGTCCTGGGCGTCGGGGTGATCGGGCTGGGTGCCGTCCTCATGGTGGCCCAGCGCCTGGTGTCACCCGCCTTCTTCCGCTCTGAGACGCTGCGCCGCAGCGACAGCACCGCTGACCTCAGCCCACACCTCAGCCCAGACCGCACCGACAGGGAGCACGCATGA